One Alcaligenes ammonioxydans DNA segment encodes these proteins:
- a CDS encoding alpha/beta fold hydrolase, with the protein MNTSSKRLTTAAKVGSLSFATHAAETAPPYANTRFLPLDEGQVAYDDTGGSGPLVLAIPGMGDLRSEYRALRPLLQQAGYRVVTMDVRGHGDTTARWRDYSAHAVGRDALALIDHLNAGPAVILGNSFAAGSALWAAHDAPTQVRAVVLLGPVVRDGQPSWFAKTAVTVGFAGPWRVLFWLAFWNSLFPSQKPEDHAEAKAALAANLREPGRMEALRMMIGISKADTAAIVEQSRVPALVVMGTKDPDFPDPVVEARWLACALGSIPLIVEGAGHYPHLEMPERVAPALLSFFARIGTK; encoded by the coding sequence ATGAATACTTCATCCAAGCGCTTGACCACTGCAGCCAAGGTCGGCAGCCTTTCGTTTGCGACTCATGCTGCAGAGACGGCCCCCCCTTACGCGAACACCCGATTTCTGCCTTTAGATGAAGGCCAGGTTGCATACGATGACACAGGCGGCAGTGGCCCACTGGTTCTGGCCATCCCAGGGATGGGTGATCTGCGTTCGGAATACCGGGCCCTGCGACCGCTGCTTCAGCAGGCCGGATATCGCGTCGTCACTATGGATGTTCGTGGACATGGGGACACTACAGCGCGTTGGCGTGACTATTCTGCGCATGCCGTCGGCCGTGATGCTTTGGCACTTATTGACCATTTGAACGCAGGCCCCGCAGTGATCCTGGGCAATTCATTTGCTGCGGGGTCTGCGTTGTGGGCGGCGCACGATGCGCCAACACAAGTACGTGCCGTCGTGTTGTTGGGGCCCGTGGTGCGTGACGGACAGCCATCATGGTTCGCCAAGACCGCCGTTACCGTAGGTTTTGCTGGCCCTTGGCGTGTGCTTTTCTGGTTGGCATTTTGGAACAGCCTATTTCCGTCTCAAAAGCCAGAGGACCACGCCGAAGCAAAAGCTGCGCTAGCCGCCAATCTCAGAGAACCTGGCCGCATGGAGGCGTTGCGCATGATGATCGGTATATCCAAAGCCGATACTGCCGCTATCGTCGAGCAAAGCCGTGTGCCAGCGCTGGTGGTGATGGGCACGAAGGATCCCGACTTTCCCGATCCTGTAGTTGAAGCGCGGTGGCTAGCATGTGCTCTTGGCTCCATCCCTCTGATCGTTGAAGGAGCAGGCCATTACCCGCATCTAGAGATGCCTGAGCGCGTGGCACCTGCACTATTGAGCTTTTTTGCACGCATCGGCACGAAGTGA
- a CDS encoding AraC family transcriptional regulator, with translation MTTRTSSPKVSARIGALIIHSASVLGVQPAHLMSSTGFNAEWLSDPEARMPLAVEEHLWTRAADLTQKPSFGLFAAGLIRPGEFDVLDYAVRTAPDLRTALQRLARYNRLLHDLATFEIIPIGETTRIEHRFDVVGVRPCPQAAEFTLASLVVVASQLCGKPVKALSVEFAHAALDKLEAYREVFGVTPRVKCSVSCLVLPSELLDRPIPAADPGLSRIVMAHAEQLLAASHCPPENIVTLVRRQLAEGMAHGQTSLQAVARCLNLSERSLQRRLDDQGTRFAYLMDEVRRELAMRYIADEHLALGEVVYLLGFADPSSFHRAFKRWTGITPAAARRSRH, from the coding sequence ATGACGACGCGCACCTCTAGTCCGAAAGTTTCCGCCCGAATTGGAGCTCTGATCATTCATAGTGCCAGCGTCTTGGGCGTACAGCCTGCACACTTGATGTCCAGCACAGGATTTAACGCCGAATGGCTGAGTGATCCTGAAGCACGCATGCCGCTTGCGGTGGAGGAGCACCTGTGGACGCGCGCAGCGGACTTGACCCAAAAACCATCGTTTGGCTTGTTTGCCGCAGGTCTGATCCGCCCGGGAGAGTTCGATGTGCTGGATTACGCCGTGCGTACCGCGCCCGACTTGCGCACGGCCCTGCAGCGACTGGCACGCTACAACCGCCTTCTGCACGACCTCGCGACTTTCGAGATCATCCCTATTGGTGAAACCACACGGATCGAGCACAGATTCGACGTGGTAGGCGTGCGGCCATGTCCGCAGGCCGCAGAGTTCACGTTGGCCTCGCTGGTGGTGGTTGCGTCTCAGCTCTGCGGTAAGCCGGTGAAAGCGCTGAGCGTCGAGTTCGCGCATGCAGCACTGGACAAGCTCGAGGCGTATCGAGAGGTCTTTGGAGTTACACCCCGTGTCAAGTGTTCTGTGTCTTGTCTGGTACTGCCCAGCGAGCTGTTGGACCGCCCGATACCTGCTGCCGATCCAGGTTTGTCGCGGATTGTCATGGCCCATGCCGAGCAACTGCTCGCAGCCAGCCATTGCCCACCAGAGAATATTGTCACGTTGGTGCGACGACAACTGGCCGAAGGCATGGCCCACGGACAGACATCGCTGCAGGCAGTGGCTCGGTGCCTGAACCTGAGCGAACGCAGCCTTCAGCGTCGACTGGACGATCAAGGCACACGTTTTGCCTACTTGATGGACGAGGTACGACGTGAGCTGGCCATGCGCTACATCGCCGATGAGCACCTTGCACTGGGCGAAGTGGTCTACCTGCTGGGCTTTGCAGACCCTAGCTCTTTCCACCGCGCCTTCAAACGCTGGACTGGGATAACCCCCGCGGCTGCTCGGCGTTCCCGGCACTGA
- a CDS encoding MerR family transcriptional regulator, giving the protein MKSSNLTVGEVARRTGLTVRTLHHYDAIGLVQPSGRSESGYRLYNARDIERLHSVTSLKQLGLSLDVIGVALAGGGIAPLELVGRQIMEAERTIEQARALKENLQLLHDTLLTNNGGEDNTEALLAGVHLLTSYQRFLPVHGIRKLLGKWRQARPRWEPLAAALSHCQRSDAPVDMPEVQRLAQQWMNVAMAVFGGQLSAVMQWTQMHRQAPETAAHAGLDPALLTYLERAIGARMAALERHLSAEDLARLDGSLGPEWEKFTADGHALLQAGTLPNTPEACALHARYLDLLARTVRHDAALAEKMRQAYSAEPILAHGHFVSPELRAYLAQITP; this is encoded by the coding sequence TTGAAATCATCGAATTTGACAGTTGGTGAGGTCGCCCGGCGTACCGGCCTGACGGTGCGAACGCTGCACCACTACGATGCGATTGGGCTGGTTCAACCCAGTGGCAGGAGTGAGTCGGGCTACCGGCTCTACAACGCGCGTGACATCGAGCGCCTGCACTCGGTCACGTCCCTCAAACAACTCGGTTTGAGCCTGGATGTCATTGGTGTGGCGTTGGCTGGGGGCGGCATCGCCCCGCTTGAGTTGGTTGGCCGTCAGATCATGGAAGCGGAGCGCACGATCGAGCAGGCACGGGCGCTGAAAGAAAACTTGCAGCTGCTGCACGATACTTTGCTCACCAACAACGGCGGGGAGGACAACACGGAGGCCTTGCTGGCAGGCGTGCACTTGCTGACGAGCTACCAACGCTTTCTTCCGGTGCATGGTATCCGCAAACTACTGGGTAAATGGCGCCAAGCGCGGCCACGCTGGGAGCCTCTCGCCGCTGCCCTCAGCCACTGTCAACGCTCTGATGCGCCCGTGGACATGCCAGAAGTGCAACGCCTGGCGCAGCAGTGGATGAACGTGGCCATGGCCGTCTTCGGCGGTCAACTGAGCGCCGTCATGCAATGGACACAGATGCACCGCCAAGCCCCAGAGACGGCTGCCCATGCTGGGCTGGATCCGGCATTGCTCACGTACTTGGAGCGGGCGATTGGCGCGCGCATGGCCGCGCTGGAGCGACACCTGAGTGCCGAAGACCTGGCACGACTGGATGGCTCCTTAGGCCCAGAGTGGGAGAAGTTCACCGCCGACGGACACGCTTTGCTGCAGGCAGGCACCTTGCCGAACACGCCAGAGGCATGCGCGCTGCATGCCCGCTATCTGGATCTGCTTGCCAGAACCGTGCGCCACGACGCAGCGCTGGCCGAGAAGATGCGTCAAGCCTATAGTGCCGAGCCCATCTTGGCCCACGGGCATTTCGTTTCGCCCGAGCTTCGCGCTTATCTCGCACAAATCACCCCTTGA
- a CDS encoding class I SAM-dependent methyltransferase yields the protein MHNLPTLSAPCPSPSALRVATARALHQLLEQQRVLEDTFALGCLGPETAAALMLDPDAHNDVTARSLRAGIVVRSRFAEDRLLKAIALGSRQYAIIGAGLDTWALRAAQALPTIDVFELDQPAMQAWKQGVYAENGWATPARLRWVSADLREVTVDDALTQGGVDMSAPTVVSILGVLVYFHPPAVERTIHVLRTLPIGSTLIMDYRLDEQCLPPIERTMMQFTAHVMAAGGEPWQSSGTPEQMKALLATAGFDVEEDLGPAELNYRYLARRRDGLQIAGGGFRYLSAIKAR from the coding sequence ATGCACAACCTACCCACGCTTTCCGCCCCCTGCCCGAGCCCATCCGCATTGCGCGTTGCCACCGCGCGCGCCTTGCATCAGTTGCTGGAGCAGCAGCGCGTGCTGGAAGATACGTTCGCACTGGGCTGTCTCGGGCCAGAAACCGCCGCCGCGCTGATGCTGGACCCGGATGCCCACAACGACGTGACGGCCCGATCACTGCGCGCCGGGATTGTGGTGCGCTCAAGGTTCGCTGAAGATCGCCTGCTCAAAGCCATCGCCTTGGGGAGCCGCCAGTACGCCATCATCGGCGCGGGGCTGGACACCTGGGCCCTGCGAGCCGCGCAGGCTCTGCCAACCATCGACGTGTTTGAGCTTGACCAGCCAGCCATGCAGGCGTGGAAGCAGGGCGTGTACGCCGAAAACGGTTGGGCAACACCTGCTCGACTCCGCTGGGTGTCGGCCGACTTGCGCGAAGTCACGGTAGATGATGCGCTCACGCAGGGGGGCGTCGACATGTCTGCCCCCACGGTCGTGTCGATACTTGGCGTGCTGGTGTACTTCCACCCACCGGCTGTGGAGCGCACGATCCACGTGCTGCGCACGTTGCCCATCGGCTCGACGCTCATCATGGATTACCGTCTGGACGAGCAGTGCCTGCCTCCCATCGAGCGAACGATGATGCAGTTCACTGCGCATGTCATGGCGGCCGGGGGGGAGCCCTGGCAGTCATCGGGCACGCCCGAACAGATGAAGGCTTTGCTGGCTACGGCTGGATTCGATGTCGAAGAGGATCTAGGCCCTGCAGAACTCAATTACCGCTACCTTGCACGACGCCGTGATGGGCTGCAGATTGCCGGTGGCGGCTTCCGCTACCTCAGTGCTATCAAGGCCCGCTGA
- a CDS encoding HAD hydrolase-like protein, producing the protein MVRRYDLVMFDLDGTLADSLGFFIRTHNLLAAKYHFQPIQPHEVELLRQRSPCEIMDHLGLPRWKLPFVSRDFVRLMRLHGQEVCMFAGVERVLRDLHAHGLQLAVVSSNSVENCRRILGEDLCRLMSCIDGGASLFGKRTRILRVMKKLSIQPGQAIYVGDQLTDADAARAASVAFGAVCWGYGAPQALAQTSPEVTFETVDTLRLLTCNPQPI; encoded by the coding sequence ATGGTGCGCCGCTACGACCTCGTCATGTTTGATTTGGATGGCACCCTGGCCGACTCGTTGGGTTTCTTTATACGTACGCACAATCTCTTGGCAGCCAAGTACCACTTCCAGCCCATCCAGCCGCATGAGGTCGAGCTGCTGCGGCAGCGTTCGCCGTGCGAAATCATGGACCACCTTGGGCTGCCAAGGTGGAAGCTGCCATTTGTTTCCCGGGATTTCGTGCGTTTGATGCGTCTACACGGCCAGGAAGTGTGCATGTTCGCCGGGGTGGAGCGGGTTCTGCGCGACCTCCATGCGCATGGACTCCAGCTGGCAGTTGTCAGTTCCAACTCGGTAGAGAACTGCCGACGCATTCTCGGCGAAGACCTGTGTCGCTTGATGTCATGCATCGACGGCGGCGCTTCGCTTTTCGGCAAACGCACAAGAATTCTTCGCGTGATGAAGAAACTTAGCATTCAACCGGGCCAGGCGATCTATGTGGGAGACCAGTTGACCGATGCTGATGCGGCCCGGGCGGCGAGCGTGGCTTTCGGTGCGGTGTGTTGGGGTTATGGTGCACCGCAGGCTTTGGCTCAAACTTCGCCCGAGGTGACATTTGAGACTGTTGATACACTTCGGTTGTTGACCTGCAATCCGCAGCCAATCTGA
- a CDS encoding VIT1/CCC1 transporter family protein translates to MRHTERHKTHRTGWLRAAVLGANDGIVSTASLVLGVAATGASAKSILVAGVASLVAGAMSMAAGEYVSVSSQADTESADLAREKAELAKNPEQEHAELTAIYINRGLDENLASHVATQLMAHDALGAHARDELGISETLAAKPVQAALASAATFAAGALLPLLVVLLLPTAALMWYVAGSSLLFLALLGLIAAKAGGAPLFVSTARVTFWGALAMGLTAGVGALFGVAA, encoded by the coding sequence ATGAGACATACTGAAAGACACAAGACGCACCGTACAGGCTGGCTTCGAGCCGCTGTTTTAGGGGCGAATGACGGGATTGTCTCGACAGCCAGCTTGGTCTTGGGGGTGGCGGCCACAGGAGCAAGTGCCAAGAGCATTCTTGTTGCAGGCGTTGCCAGCCTGGTCGCTGGTGCCATGTCCATGGCGGCCGGTGAGTATGTATCAGTCAGTTCACAAGCCGATACAGAGAGCGCAGATCTGGCCCGCGAGAAAGCAGAACTGGCGAAGAACCCTGAGCAGGAACATGCCGAACTCACAGCCATTTATATCAATCGGGGCCTGGATGAAAATCTGGCGTCACATGTCGCGACCCAGCTAATGGCCCACGACGCACTCGGGGCCCATGCGCGAGACGAGCTTGGCATATCAGAGACCTTGGCGGCCAAACCGGTACAGGCCGCACTGGCCTCGGCTGCGACATTTGCCGCAGGTGCCCTGCTGCCTTTGCTGGTGGTTCTGCTGCTGCCGACGGCTGCACTCATGTGGTATGTCGCAGGCAGCTCGCTGCTCTTTCTCGCCCTTCTAGGCTTGATCGCCGCCAAGGCAGGTGGCGCTCCGCTATTCGTCTCGACCGCCCGCGTGACCTTCTGGGGGGCATTGGCGATGGGGCTAACGGCTGGCGTCGGTGCTTTGTTTGGTGTGGCTGCTTAA
- a CDS encoding type 1 glutamine amidotransferase domain-containing protein — translation MKILMILTSHDQLGNTGQKTGFWLEEFAAPYYVFKDAGAQITVASPQGGQVPLDPKSDDPAAQTDDTRRFKEDPAAQALLGNTHKLKEVAAADFDAVFYPGGHGPLWDLAEDPLSIALIETMLGAGKPVAAVCHAPGVLRRVKAPDGTPLVRGKSVTGFANSEEEAVGLTDVVPFLVEDMLKENGGNYSKGGDWQPYVASDGLLITGQNPASSKPAAQALLKLLG, via the coding sequence ATGAAGATTTTGATGATTCTGACTTCGCACGATCAACTGGGCAACACAGGTCAAAAAACGGGTTTCTGGCTGGAGGAGTTCGCTGCGCCTTATTACGTCTTTAAGGACGCGGGGGCGCAGATCACGGTCGCGTCGCCACAGGGTGGGCAGGTGCCACTGGACCCCAAGAGCGACGATCCTGCGGCGCAGACCGATGACACACGCCGTTTCAAGGAAGATCCCGCCGCCCAGGCCTTGCTTGGCAACACGCATAAACTGAAGGAGGTTGCCGCCGCCGACTTTGATGCTGTGTTTTATCCCGGTGGCCATGGGCCATTGTGGGACTTGGCCGAAGACCCCTTATCCATTGCGCTGATCGAAACCATGCTGGGCGCCGGCAAGCCGGTCGCTGCGGTCTGCCATGCACCCGGCGTATTGCGTCGTGTCAAGGCGCCTGATGGCACGCCGCTGGTTCGGGGTAAATCCGTCACCGGTTTTGCCAATAGCGAGGAAGAGGCTGTCGGCCTGACCGATGTTGTGCCATTTCTGGTGGAAGACATGTTGAAAGAGAACGGCGGTAATTACAGCAAAGGCGGTGACTGGCAACCCTATGTGGCCAGCGATGGCTTGCTGATCACTGGTCAGAACCCGGCCTCGTCCAAACCGGCCGCCCAGGCCTTGCTGAAGCTCTTGGGCTGA